One genomic window of Actinoplanes lobatus includes the following:
- a CDS encoding helix-turn-helix domain-containing protein has product MADGPDLEARVRGGEWLRPGQAAQLLGTSRATLSRRLEDGTIGWRLNASGKQRLCDPRDLIRLLEQSREDRRGSMPDLETRLRPGP; this is encoded by the coding sequence ATGGCGGACGGGCCAGACCTGGAAGCGCGCGTCCGTGGTGGCGAGTGGCTACGCCCCGGTCAGGCGGCCCAGCTGCTGGGCACGTCCAGGGCGACCCTGAGCCGGCGCCTGGAGGACGGCACGATCGGCTGGCGGCTGAACGCGTCCGGCAAGCAGCGCCTGTGCGACCCCCGCGACCTGATCAGGCTGCTGGAGCAGTCCCGGGAGGACCGTCGCGGCTCGATGCCCGACCTG
- a CDS encoding ABC transporter permease: protein MSTDTIPGTPETALDRARAKIGTGPVPARSTLRRMLSVGWETATQIHDQLTSEREHRRAKRRRGMRAAMRRVQARGPLPRPLRTPSRRHPAPPAEPNVAPIVAVVPDTSETVSKIDVAVPPQPARKTVRTWPIIGLILPAFVAIWAGWVDLGRLTGFGVVKPFPGIPGADQLQINTAITLPIGLETYAAFALYVWLSGLVWGQALTFARWSAIGSLILGAAGQVAYHQMAAAGWTAAPWWITTIVSCIPVAVLGMGAALAHLVRSQP, encoded by the coding sequence ATGTCGACCGACACCATCCCCGGCACGCCGGAGACCGCCCTGGACCGCGCCCGGGCCAAGATCGGCACCGGCCCGGTACCGGCACGCAGCACCCTGCGACGGATGCTCTCGGTGGGCTGGGAGACGGCCACCCAGATCCACGACCAGCTGACGTCCGAGCGGGAGCACAGGCGGGCCAAGCGGCGGCGTGGCATGCGAGCCGCGATGCGCCGTGTGCAGGCACGGGGGCCTCTACCCCGGCCGCTGCGCACACCGTCCCGCCGGCACCCGGCACCACCCGCGGAACCCAACGTGGCACCGATCGTGGCCGTCGTGCCGGACACCTCGGAGACGGTCTCGAAGATCGACGTAGCCGTGCCGCCTCAGCCCGCCCGGAAGACCGTCCGGACGTGGCCGATCATCGGCCTGATCCTGCCCGCCTTCGTCGCGATCTGGGCGGGCTGGGTCGACCTCGGCAGGCTCACCGGCTTCGGTGTCGTGAAGCCCTTCCCCGGCATCCCCGGCGCCGACCAGCTCCAGATCAACACGGCGATCACGCTCCCGATCGGCCTGGAAACCTACGCGGCGTTCGCGCTCTACGTGTGGCTCTCCGGACTGGTCTGGGGACAGGCCCTCACCTTCGCCCGCTGGTCCGCCATCGGCAGCCTCATCCTCGGCGCCGCCGGCCAGGTCGCCTACCACCAGATGGCCGCCGCCGGCTGGACCGCGGCCCCGTGGTGGATCACCACCATCGTCTCCTGCATCCCCGTCGCCGTCCTCGGCATGGGCGCCGCACTCGCGCACCTCGTGCGCTCACAGCCTTGA